A single region of the Vicia villosa cultivar HV-30 ecotype Madison, WI linkage group LG4, Vvil1.0, whole genome shotgun sequence genome encodes:
- the LOC131595776 gene encoding uncharacterized protein LOC131595776, with translation MSTKKTIVHLSVSTPDIKKLKIIKEKLPSSALDRFVIRYGNILDLLRVRVQEEAITALVQFYDPPLRCFTFQDFQLAPTLEEMDATLGFSKIKKEFYTGAGKEVDFSDLAKALGLSATELKTNYKTDGDVHGIKRSYLENQALMYAQKKQWDICGHLLALLIFGVVLLPKNVDYVDPAAIHAFTSFKVYGKDPTPTILANIYYAIHTKYEKKRGMLFCCVHWLYSWLTSHLYKSSCFIKELARNEWSQKLRALKADSILWYAKKLKSDRIIYKCGDFDNVPLMGTLGCINYNPVLALRQLGHSMDSEPSEQQIEELILHDNGKGAPRTLKRVIQAWSQVQRKYFGPKNAIAKAPYTTWVQERVGKILLPFVVDPAYKPDSPDPVPLSIEEIEGIKAALEASQKEKEKLELDLHQLTNERSQLRFDLKDKNQELQAMKEENDRQRSKRKRATEGYLSANFNLEAHNERLEQADREIARWRRRYEKASHDKTESEKNLEAVIFELTDRTKDQEDEIRGLKYDLQEALNAGQQEHARRLTTEEELLQRTGEYERAFQAMVSLREVFTRQKEEFEAALEEKDYWKRLYSIISAANEHVSMVPKMLEEYEKCREDHAKLVFLCNDLILDIPKSLERAESSPIILPEVVKEFMELCRSMVDKFKEDIQRRS, from the coding sequence atgagcaccaagaagaccattgttcacctttccgtttccactccggatatcaagaagctgaaaataatcaaggagAAATTACCATCAAGTGCCTTGGACAGGtttgtaatccgctatgggaatattttggacttgctaagggtgagagtacaagaagaagcaattactgctttggttcaattttatgaccctccgcttaggtgcttcacttttcaagactttcagttggctccaactttggaagagatggatgctactttggggttctcaaaaattaaaaaagaattctatactggtgcgggtaaagaagttgacttttcagatttggcaaaagctttggggttatctgctacggaattgaagactaattataaaactgatggggatgtgcatgggatcaaaagatcttacttagaaaatcaagctttaatgtatgctcaaaagaaacaatgggacatttgtggacatttattagctcttttgatttttggagttgtcttattgccaaaaaatgttgattatgttgatcccgctgccattcatgctttcacttcctttaaggtttatggaaaagatcctactccgactatcctcgctaatatttactatgctatccatacaaagtatgaaaagaagagaggaatgctattttgttgtgtccactggctatattcttggttgacttctcatctctacaaatctagttgctttatcaaagagcTTGCTAGGAACGagtggtctcaaaagctaagggctcttaaagctgattctatcctatggtatgcaaagaaattaaaatctgataggatcatttacaaatgtggagatttcgacaatgtgccattaatggggactcttggttgtattaattataaccccgttttagcattgcgtcaattaggacattctatggatagtgaaccttcggagcaacaaatagaagaattgatcttgcatgataatgggaagggtgcaccaagaacattgaaaagagtgattcaagcttggagtcaggttcaaagaaaatattttgggccaaagaatgcaattgcaaaagcaccttacaccacatgggttcaagaaagagttggaaagattttgctaccttttgttgtggatcccgcatacaagcctgattctcccgatcctgttcctctatccatcgaagagatagaagggatcaaggctgccctagaggcatcccaaaaggaaaaagagaaactagaacttgatttgcatcaacttaccaacgaaaggagccaactacgcttcgacCTTAAGGATAAGAaccaagaacttcaagcaatgaaggaagagaatgatagacaaaggagtaaaaggaagcgtgcaactgaagggtatttaagtgctaattttaatttggaagcacataatgagaggttggaacaagcggatagggaaattgcaaggtggagaaggcgttacgaaaaggcttcccatgacaaaacaGAATCGGAGAAGAATCTGGAAGCTGtgatctttgaattaactgataggactaaagatcaagaggatgaaataagaggtctcaaatatgatcttcaagaagccctcaaTGCTGGACAACAAGAACATGCAAGAAGATTAACCACGGAGGAAGAGcttttacagcgcactggtgAGTATGAAAGGGCATTTCAAGCTATGGTGTCACTTAGGGAAGTATTCACAAGACAAAAAGAGGAATTTGAGGCAGCCTTGGAAGAAAAAGATTATTGGAAAAGactttattcaattatttctGCGGcgaatgagcatgtgagcatggttcccaagatgctcgAAGAATATGAAAAATGTCGTGAGGATCATgctaagctagtcttcttgtgtaatgatctaatcctggatattccaaaaagtttggaaagagcagaatcttctcccatcatccttcctgaagtcgtcaaagagtttatggagctttgtaggagcatggtggacaagttcaaagaagacatccaaagacgctcttag